The Cryptomeria japonica chromosome 2, Sugi_1.0, whole genome shotgun sequence region GTAAAAACATTCCTTTTCTGTGTCATGTGGACTCTAATAGTTATTTAAAGATAAAATGGCCTGATGGTATTATCATTTCTAAGCTTAAGGCTAAGAATATTTATTCTGTTTTAAATTATAATGTTGATGTTATCAATCATGTTAACAATATTTGGAATACTGATTTGGATATTTCTTcttggaaaaagtattttgattaTCTTTGGAAAAGCTCCATTGATCCtaaaattaaatgttttaaatggttaCTTATTCTTAATAAGCTTCCTGTTAGGAGCTCTTTCTCTGATGTTAACTATTGCACCATTTGCAGAACCCCGGAAACGGGAAATCATATTTTCTTTGAGTGCAGTTTTGCTAAAGAGGTTTGGTTAATGTTCGGTATTTCTatcccttctaatttcaatttctttGCAGTTATTACTGGGTTTATCTCTAATGCTAAAAAAGATGTTAACATGTTTTGGGATATTACCTCATCTAGCATTTTATGGCAAATTTGGAAGTGCAGAAATGAAGAAAGGTTTCAAAATATCCCCAGAatgcttactgagtcttttcgaagtctcacatattttaaaattttttcgcAGATTCAGATCACCATGAAAATCAACAAGGCTAAATTCAAAAGGCTGCTCAAGGACGGTCATGCTACCTTTTTTGCCAATGACGTTAAGAATGGATATTTCTGGAGGTTGCATTTGGATAATATACATGATTTCAATCAAACTTTCAGCAGAATTAGAAAGGAGATTAAAAGAAGACCTCACAATGCTACTAATGAGTCGGTTTACATGCTGAAACAAATTCAAGATCAGAAAAGCATGGTGTGGATGGATGGCGCTATGGGTTGGCTGGTTTGGGTGGACACTTGGGATGATGTGCTTTACTAGTTGTTGTAATTTAAGTTATATATGCTGCTGGTTCATTGTAAATACTCTTTTTAGATGGTGTGAGGCTTAGCCTCTGTTCTCTGATACTCTGCGATCTCTTGTATTTTTGATCTCCTTAttcttaatataattttttttttatatattagtgAACATGTCCATCTtacatttattattaaaaaaaaattaaatattcaaacattttatataaacttttttttttataaatatattttcaataaaaaaataattatttcattGTTATACTCATTAAATTTATTATCTTCTCTTTAATTAGTGTGAATGGTAAATATAAAAAGAAACAGAAGATAAAATTCATTTTTTCTTAACTGACTCACTCTATATTTTAGTATATATTATTTTACATTTAAACATTTATTAATATAAAGAGAAATTATATTAgttcaaattattttttatatttaattattataaaaataaataaaaatttatagatgaaaatatgataccaaaaatATCACCCACGATATAATTTTGCATCTCACTAAAAGAAAATTGACTAAAATGATATTTGAATAATAAAATTACAATTCATTATAGTAGGATAAGATTAGTGCAACTGGCCAAAACAAATAAGAATATCTTAAATAAGATTTGCAACTCAATTCAATAGAGAAAGAGAACAtattacaagaagaagaagaacacaCAAAGATCTACCAAGAAGAATTTATTTGGCTTATGAGTTCCATATCCAGTGAAACTCATTACTTTCCTCCTAAGAAGGCCTTAAGGCGCTTGACCTCAGCATCTGACAGGAAAGTAGTCTTCTCTATAATCTCAGCTGGAAGACTACTGGCAAAGAGAGCAAATGAGGTAATCTGCAAACCAGGTAGAGGACTACCAAAAGATGCAAAGGCAAGGGCATTAGATTTCCCCGCATTGATCTGAAAATGAAGCAACCCTCTAGGAAACACCATTATATCCCCCTTGGTGAGGGTATTGATGTATACAGATTGGTCTGTGCCTACAAATCCTGCACAAATGACTCCTTCGATGACTACTAGGATTTCTGAAGCCCCTGGATGGGTGTGCAGAGGGATGACACCATTAGGGGCCAGGTCCAGTCTTAATATAGACACATCCAATCCATTCACTGCTGGAAACTGTGGTGTGAATGCAGGTGTTACAGCAGCATTAATGGCATTGCTCACATTACCTACAAATATGACATTGCCCAAGTTAAAATGGAGCTTAAGAAAGATAAGGTGATCTTATTAAATAACAAATTTTTGAAATCTAGAAATTCAAAAGATAACATAACATTGAAGTAAAAAACATTGATTCTTTTGGCGCTcttcattctgatgatggatcaccaGTATGATCCTTTAATGTAAAATTGTTATACACAATTGAATGTAATTCAAAATCTAATAATTTATACCTATAAACACTCCCAACTTGAAAAAAAATTGACCATCCAACTTAACCCAAAACCAATACTCCCAACTTGAAAAAAAATTGACCATCCAACTTAACCCAAAACCAATATATATGGATAAATATGTTTGATACCCAAAAACTATACCATGAATCAAAATGCAGCCTCCTACAGGAAAAATTTGACCACTCCAACTTAACCCAAAAACAATATATGGAAAAGTATTGGGAAAGTCTGTCTGATATCCAAAAACAAACCATGAATCAAAATGCAGTTTCCTAATAGCTACAGGGAAATTTTGACCACCCCAACTTAACCCATctcaaaagaagaaagattgtgaaCTATGGAAATCAGAAATGGAAAAAACTACCATACCCACTATATAAAACACTGAACAAAACAGCATAGAACGGTCTTTTAAAATAACAGTCATAAGAACTATCAGAGAGTCAAAATTTAACCAGCAGAAATAAGAGCATGGAAACCAAACATGGAAGTTACCTTGTTAAGCTaacaatttgatgaaaattttccaACATTACCTGCATTGACCAGACCAGTGAAGGCAAGGCAAAATCCTGTCTCCTAATAACTACAGGAAAAATTTGACCAGCCCAACTTAACCCatctcaaaagaaaagaaatgtgaAATAAATAAAACAGAAATGGAAAAACTACCATACCTACTATATTAAAACATTGAACAGGTAACACAATTTGAGTTCAACAAATTCCTCACAGATAATGCAGTGGAAGTTACAATGTTTTTGGAATTACTAAAATGGGAAACTAGGGTCCCAGTCTCTTACCCAGAGAAGCAAACAGCAGCTAAAACAAACAGCTAACTAACCAATCAGACAAGCATCAACTAAACAGCATAGAACAGAGTGTTTTTTTTCCCAAAACAACAGTTATAAGAACTATCAGAGAGTTACAATTCAACCAACAGAAAACCAAACATGGAAGTTACCCTTTTAACCCAACAATTTGATGAAACTTTTCCAACATTACCTGCATTGACCAGACCAGCGTAGGCAAAATCCTGTGAAGTTAAACTAGAGACCTTCCTGCATGGGTAACCAGAAGGAGTGAGAGCAGCATTCAAGTCTGCTACACAGAAATCTTGAGCATTGGTTGAACCCAAAAGGCAAAGGAGAAAAAAGAATCCCAAGTAGGAGAGAGAGGCAGCCATTAAAA contains the following coding sequences:
- the LOC131043547 gene encoding germin-like protein 1; its protein translation is MAASLSYLGFFFLLCLLGSTNAQDFCVADLNAALTPSGYPCRKVSSLTSQDFAYAGLVNAGNVSNAINAAVTPAFTPQFPAVNGLDVSILRLDLAPNGVIPLHTHPGASEILVVIEGVICAGFVGTDQSVYINTLTKGDIMVFPRGLLHFQINAGKSNALAFASFGSPLPGLQITSFALFASSLPAEIIEKTTFLSDAEVKRLKAFLGGK